Genomic segment of uncultured Desulfobacter sp.:
ATTTACCCCAACGGCTAAAAAGCTTTTTAATCTGATAGAGTCAGATATCGGACGTCCCATCGGAGACCTGGCGATGCGGTTCAATGATGAAGCGTTGAAATCCCAAGTGGCAACGGTCCTTGATACACTTGTGCCGTCAACCAAGGAAGTTAAAACCGATGAAGGGCTGTGGTACATTCGCAGGATTCTGCCGTTTCGAACTGAGGATAACCGGGTAGACGGAATTATTTTAACGTTTTCCGATGTGACCGAACTTAAAAACAGTGAATTGGCGGTTCGACAAAAAGAGGCGCAGATAGAAGAAAAAAAACAACTTTTAGATGCCGTATTAAGCCATACCTACATGATGGCCGTCTATCTGAATACGAATTTTGATTTTATATGGGTGAACGATGCTTATGCGAAAACCTGTAACTACCCATCTGATTTTTTCCCTGGAAAGAACCATTTCGATCTGTATCCAGATCAGGAAAATCAGGCCATTTTTCAAAGTGTAGTCGATACGGGAAAACCGTTTTTTGTATCGGCTAAACCCTTTGAATTTCCGGATCAGCCCGAGCGTGGTATCACCTATTGGGACTGGAGCCTTATCCCCACGATAAATGCCCAAAAAGAGATTACCGGATTGGTCTTTACCCTGGCTGAAGTGACGGATCGCATAAAAGAGAGACAACTGTTCAAGGCAATTGTGGACCGAATACCTGTGATGCTGACCCGCTATGACTCTAATACCAACATGCTTTTTTTGAATCCTGAGTTTGAAAAGGTGATGGGATGGAAAACAGAAGAAGTTCAAGACATGGATATGATGGAAAAAATATATCCGGACCCGAAGTACCGGGAAAAGGCATATGAGTATATGCAAAAAGCCTCCGCAGATTGGAAGGAATTTACCATTTATTCAAAATCCGGGGAAAGCATAGACTCGGAATGGTCAAATATCAGGCTCGAAGATGGTACTCAAATTGGTATCGGTATTAACATCACTGAACGCAAAAAAGCTGAAAGGCAGCAAGCCAAGGTTCAACAGCAGCTTGTCGAACGAAACCGATTTATTGAAACAATTCTGGAATCTCTACCCATCGGACTTGGGGTCAATTATGTTGACAGTGGTGAGGTTACATATCTGAATGAAAAATTTTCAGAGATTTACGGCTGGCCCAAAACTGATTTTCCCAATATCGATAAGTTTTTTGATAACGTTTTTCCAGATCCTAAAAAGAGGGAACGTTTACGGGAAAAAATCATGAGTGATATTGCCTCCAAAGACCTGGCGCGCATGGTTTGGGAACATCTTGAAATAACTACAAAAAAAGGCAAAAAAAGGATTGTTTCAGCCACAAACATCCCCTTGTTTGATCAAAATCTCATGATTTCCACTGTTCAGGATTTTACCGAAAAACGAAAACTTGAAACCCAGCTTCAGCAAGCCCAGCGCATGGAATCCATTGGTAATTTGGCCGGCGGCATTGCCCACGAATTCAACAACGTTTTGAGTATCATCATCGGCAATAATGAGCTTATCGTGGAAGATCTGCCGGAATGGAGTATTTTACGCGAGAACTGCGAAGAAATTCGTTTGGCAGGTCTTCGGGCAAGGGACATTGTTAAACACCTGTTAACATTCAGCAGACAGGACAACTCAACTAAAAAGCCCATTAATATTGTTTCTACTGTAACTGAATCCGTAAAATTGATTCGGTCCACAACACCTACCAATATAGAGATCCGGGAAAAAATTGATCCGGACTGCCGCCCCATTTTGGGTGATACCACTCAAATCAATCAAATACTGATCAACTTGTGCAGCAATGCAGTCGATGCCTTACCGACAACTGGCGGGAGAATCGACATTAAACTTTACAACGCAGATATCAGCAAACATAAAGAAATTGCATTTTATACATTGGATCCAGGGAAATATGTCAAATTGATCGTACGGGACAACGGCAGCGGCATGGATGCAAAAATATCAGAAAGAATATTCGATCCTTATTTTACAACAAAGGATATTGGTAAAGGCAGTGGAATAGGATTATCCGTAGTCCATGGGATTGTTGAAAATCATGGTGGGGCCATTGTTTGTGACAGCACCATAGACCAAGGCACAACATTTACTATTCTGATTCCGGCGTATGAGGGGTGTGTTGAAGACGTATCAATCAAGACAGATATGTTTTCCGGAAATGGTGAAAAAATCCTTTACGTAGATGATGAACCATCGATAGCCAAACTGGGAAAACGGCATCTTGAGTCGTTGGGATATGATGCCTATATGACAACAGACCCCAAAGAGGCATTGGAAATGATAAAAGCCGAACCGGGCCGATTCAATCTTGTCATCTCTGATATGGCAATGCCCGATATGCCGGGAGACCAATTAATTGATGAAATACTATCAATCAATCCCCAAATGCCTACAATGATATGCAGCGGTTACAGTTCTCGAATGTCCAAAGAAAAAGCATCTGAAATGGGTATTAAGGCATTTGTCATGAAACCTTTGAACAAAGCTGAACTGGCGAAAAAAGTAAAAGAGATTTTAAATCCATGATCAGAATAAAAGGGAATTCTGACGTGAAAAAAGTGTTATGCAATATTCTGCTGCTGACGGCCTTTCTTGTCTCAAGTCAAGGCCTGGCAGCGAAGGAAAAAAAGACCAAGGCAAACAGTGGGCCCATCAAAATATCAGCTGCCGTCTATGCCGGAGATGTCAGTGCGTTGATGTATATCGCAAAAGAGAATCGATTGTTTGAAAAATATGGACTGGAGGTGAACCTTAAACCGTTTAAAGCCGGACGATTCGCAGCCGATGCACTGCTCAAAGGAGATTCAGATGTGGCAACAGTGGGCGAATTTGTCATGGTGACAAACGGATTTACCCGCAATGACATCCGATTGCTCGCCTGCATTTCAAAATTTCAACTCAACTATTTGATCGCCAGAAAAGATAGCGGAATCAACCTGGTACAAGACCTTGCAGGTAAAAAAATCGGCATACTAAAATATGGGTGCCGATTTTTCGGATATTCCCAGGAAGAACTGGTCGGACAAGATGTGATGACCATCGTTCCCAATGTAGAGAGAAGTTCGGGCAGGGACTTGGCACACCTGGTCAGAGACATCGTTGTTAATCCAAGCCTTTACACCAATGTGTCGAGTGAAAATATTAAAAAGAGCGGTGAAACGGTCTGGGTCACCTGGACAAATAAAGCTGTTTTTGACGAATCTGGTAAAATCAACGAAATTCTGGCCATTGGCAACGACATCACGCGGCTGAAACAAACCGAAGCAGAGCTCGAAGCGCTCAATGAAAACCTGGAAGGAATGGTAGCGGAACGTACCGCCTTGGCCCAAAAGCGTTTAACCCAGCTCCAGGCCCTGACCCAGGAGCTGATCAAAGCAGAGGAAAGTGAACGGCGGCGTTTGTCAGACCTGCTCCACGAAGATATCCAGCAGCTTTTGGTGAGCACACGGATTCACATGGAGACGGCCTGTCACCGGGGACCTGCGAATCATGGAATGGAAGACGCCCTGAAAATCTTAACAAAATCCATCAAAAAGCTGAAAAATTTATCCCGAGAATTAAGCCCGCCGGTGTTGAATCACGCAAGCCTTTCTTCTGCACTGGAATGGCTTGTCAATGAGACCGAAGAACAATATGGGCTATCAGTTGTTTTGAGCATCAATACACAATTGAAGGCCGGAGAAAAACAGATAAATACCTTTCTTTTTCGTACGGTTCAGGAATTACTGTTCAATATCATCAAACATGCCGGTGTAAATGAGGCCTGCATTGATCTTGACCCGTCGCACGGCGGTTTTACCATTACCGTCACGGACAAAGGCAGGGGATTCGATTGTGAGGATTGGGCAAATGTTTCGGCCGGCAATGGTTTTGGCCTGTTGCGCATAAACGAAAGAGCCCAATCCTTGGGTGTGACAGTATCCATCGAATCCAATCAGGGAAAAGGCAGCAAAATAAAATTGACCGTACCGGACGAAATATTTTCCGAACAGCCAAGACAGCATGTTGCAAACAGCCGGACGATTTGAAATGTCGTTCAAAAGCAGGGCTTGAACCCAATGAGGCTTCAAAAACGTTGCGTTTAATGTTTGTCGATGTCACCAACACCTATAAAAGAACAAAAAAATCCTGCAGAGGAGCCCCCTCCCCTGCAGGATGGTCAAATCAATTTTGCTGTTTGCATCAACAGCATGACACATTTAAAGGTTTCCAGATTCAGGCTTTCAGTTTACAGACTTCGTTTTTGTTCGTGGATATTTTACCACATCTTGCACACTGATACTTTTTGATATCATCACCTTTGTGTTTTATCTGAACCATCCAGCCAGTGTTATCAATTGAATAGTCATAACCTCCTACAGTACTCTTATATGTTTTCATTCCATCACCTTTATTTTTTATCCGGCGCTGCCGGCCTAAATTATCAATGTAAGATTCAAAACCTCGGACAGCCCACGCAAATCCTTGCTGAATCTTTATAAAAAAGATATGAATATTTTAAGGATAGTCAATATTATAGTTAGTTATATCTAACACCTCACGCACTTTTTTTGCTAAGTTATGTTTTGAAAATGGCTTATTGATAAAATGGACGCCTGATTCCAGAACCCCATGATGGGCAATCACATTGGCCGTATATCCTGACATAAAAAGACATTTTAGATCCGGATAGCGGTCTTTTATCTTAGTCGCAAGTTCCCTGCCATTCATTTCAGGCATGACAACGTCCGTAATGAGTAAATCGATGTCATTAAACTCAGACGATTCAATCCGCTTTATGGCATCAACCGGTGAAGATGCGATGATGACCCGGTAACCCAATCTTTGAAGTATGACCTGGGTCATTTTCAGGATTGAAATCTCATCCTCAACGATTAATATGCGCTCTGTTCCGGTGGGGTCCAATTCTTCTTTGGGATGATCATGGGCAGTTGAGTCGCTTTGATGATATTGGGGAAAATAAATTTTGAAGCTCGTTCCGTCGCCCGGTTCACTGTAAACATTTATAAAACCGTTATTTTGCTTGACGATGCCGAAAATAGTCGCTAATCCAAGCCCGCTGCCCTCTCCGATCTCTTTTGTGGTAAAAAAGGGTTCAAAAATATTGCTCACTGTGTTTTTATCCATGCCAATGCCGTCATCGCTCACAGCAAGCATGACGTATTCGCCCGGCTTAAACTCAGGATGTTCTCTGCAATAGGTTTGATCAAAAAATACATTGTCAGTTTCTATGGTGACTTTGCCAACACTTTTGATTGCATCCCGGGCATTCACACAGAGATTTGCCAAAATTTGGTCAACCTGAGAAGGGTCCATCTTGACCGGCTTCAGCGTTTCCGAAGGTTGCCAGGTCAGCGCAATATCCTCTCCAATCAATCGCTTTAACATTTTGAGCATATCACTTATGACATCATTAAGATTTAAAACCCTGGGATCAATAATCTGCTTGCGCGCAAAGGCCAGCAACTGTCTGGTAAGGTTGGAGGACCGTTCTGCCGCCTTATATATTTCTTCCAGATTCTCAAAAAAAGGATTGTCCGAGTGCAGCTCCTCCATGACAATTTCTACGTTCCCAAGGATAATGCTTAACATATTGTTGAAATCGTGGGCGACGCCGCCAGCAAGTCTGCCTATGGATTCCATTTTTTGGGCCTGAATCAGTTGGGATTTCAGTTTTTGCTGTTTTTCTTCCGCTATTTTCTGCCTTGATGTATCAGCCAGTAGAAGCATCAGTTGCTTTTCATTCTCATACATAAATGGAATGAATGTGGCGCTCACCCAGCATTTTTTATTGAAACTTGACGTATAATGAAGGTCTCGCGTCACTTCGATGTCATCCTTGAGGGCCTCTTGGGCAGCTGCAAGTAATCCGGATCTTTTCCAGGAATCAATTTCATGCATGTTCAATCCCACTATTTTTTCCACAGTGCCGCCCACGATTCGGGCCAACGACTGGTTTGCCGTGACCATCAGCCCATTTTTTTCAATGGTAGAAATCCCTATCGGTACGTTTTCAACGATTGTTTGGACATAATTAAGGGTGTTTTCGAGTTTTTTTTCACTTCGCTTATGTTCAGTGATGTCCTGGGCGGTCCCCCAAATACTGATGATGTTCCCTTTCGCATCCCTTTCAGCCTCTCCTTTTTCCCACATCCACCCGGTTGTCCCGTCTTTTTTGACGGTTTCAAGTTCAATTTCATACGGTTCTCCTGTGGCAATGGCGTTTTCAACTGCATTGGACAGAATTTTCCAGCTGTCAGGAAGAAACAGCTTATGGTGTTCGGTGTAGGGCGGAGGCGCAAGGTTTTTATCCCTGTCATGCATCCTGTAAAGTGCTTCAGACCAAATCACCTCATTGGTCTTTATGTTAAGGCGCCAATTTCCGATACATGCGATGCGCTGGGACCGCTTGAGATCTTTTTCAACGGTTCTTCGATACGCCACTTCTTTTTTGAGCCGGTTGTTCCATATAAAGAAAAATCCAATAAAAAGAGATGAAATCCCGACGAACCATAACATCCATTTCATTACATCATATGTGCTGATACCATATTCATATCGGATGTTGAGCCATCTATTTCGGATACGTGCATGTTCTTCCGGCGTCATTGTTCGAAGGGATTTGTTTATAATACTGACCAATTCCGGCCAGTCATTGCGTATGGCCATGGCCTGGTTGTGATTGTCAAAAGGCGTCGGGGCCGCGACTTTAACGTTGGTATATCCTCGTAATTGTATGATATATGTTGTCGTCAAAAGATCCCCAATGTATGCCTCCGCTAATCCTGTGGAGACATTTTTGATGGGAATTTCTGAATAATTTTTCCGTTTTGCTGAAACCACTTTAAGATTAATCCATGGATATTCCCGCTTGAGTGTTTCATGAAGCGCAAAGCCTTCTTCAACGGAAACCGTTTTACCTCTTAAATCCTCCATGGAGCCCACAAAATTCGCATCTGATCTTGTAAATATAACCAAGGGCGCAAAAATATACTCATCTGTAAAAAGCATTTTTTCTTTACGCGCTTCGATAATTTTGGCGGTGGGTACCATATCAACAATTTCGTGGTCTGAGATATACTGCAGGGCCTGGGGCCAAGTCACTTCAGATGGCCTTATGAAATTAAAACTGATACCGTTGTCATTGAATATTCGCTCGATATAATCGATGGCAAGCCCTTGGATTTTATCATCTGAAATCATGAATGGCGGGGTGCTGCCCACCCGGATTCTCACCGTATGATGTTCGTTTAGCCAAGATCGTTCTTCGGCAGTAAGTGTCGGGGTTAAATTGCTTTCAGCGCAGTAAATCGGACCGGCGAAAATAATAATCCAAAAGACATAACAGGTAATTTTGCCCGCCATAATTAAACCCGAACTCCTTTTGATTGTTTTTTTATGTGTCCAAGACATTACGCACTTCTTTGGCAATTGCCGCTTTGACAACCGGTTTCATTAAAACGCTTTTGATACCCATTGCAAGCAAATCCTCTTTTGAAAACCGGTCGGAAAATCCCGTGCAGATGATGATGGGAATATCTGACTTCAGGCGGAGAATTTCCCCGGCAAACTGATCCCCGGTCATTTGGGGCATACTCATATCTGAAATAACAAGATCATACATGTCCGGATTTTTTCTAAATGCGTCCAAAGCATCCGGACTGCTTGTGAATTGGGTAACTTTATACCCCAGTCTTTCAAGCATATGCTTTTCAAGCTTTGCAACCTGGGGTTCGTCGTCAACAAGGAGGATATGTTCCGTGCCTGTGGGCAACAAAGAAGAATGCTTCGTGACATCAATTGATGTGTCGGCAACGATTACAGGCAGATAAATCTTGAATGAAGTACCTTGGCCCGGCTTACTCGTCACCTTAATGTCACCCTGATGTTCTTTGACAATACCATATACCACAGACAATCCGAGACCGGTCCCCTTCCCCGGTTCTTTTGTTGTAAAATAGGGCTCAAAAATTTTATCCATATGTTCTTTCAAAATACCGGTACCCGTGTCGGCAACGGTCACAGTCACATATTTGCCCGGGCTCATCTCCAGACCGTTTAATTCTTGCCCAATTTCTATTTCACGAACGTCAACGGTAATTGTTCCGCCTTTATCCTGCACCGCATGATATGCATTGGTAACAAGGTTCATTCCGATCTGGTGAAGCTGGGTTGCATCAGCCAGGACCATGCCGCAGTCAGGCTGCAAAAACTGGTCGATTTCGATATTGGCAGGGATCGAAGATCTGCTGAGTTTAAGGACATCATTGATGATTTGCTGTACCTTGACCGGATGCATTTCGTGCGCCTGCTGACGACTGAATGCAAGAATCTGTTTTACAAGTTCAGACGCCCTCTTTCCGGCCTGTAATATCTCTTCTGCATTTTCCTGTTCAACACTGCCGGGTGGTAAATCTTCTTTGAGTATTTCGGCCATTCCAATAATGGGGAATAAAATATTATTAAAATCGTGAGCGATTCCCCCGGCTAAATTGCCGATTGATTCCATTTTCTGTGCCTGTCGTAATTGTTCGGCAAGCTGCTTTTGCGCTGTAATATCCCGCAGGAAACAAAGACATCGCCCCGCCTCTCTTTTTTTGTATTGAATACTGATCTCAACGTCAAAGACCGATCCGTCTTTACGCCGATGCTGACTTTCAAATCTATCCTGCCCTTTTAACACAAGGACCTTCATGTGATCGGTGAATTGCTGTCCCGACGTTTTGGCTTCAAGCTGGGACACATTCATCTTGAGCAACTCTTCAACCGTATAACCGCTCATTCGGCAATAGGTTTGATTCACCTCTATGATCTTTCCCGAATCGTCCAATTGCAAGAAACCGTCCATGGCAGTTTCAAGTATGAAGCGGTGCCATTCTTCACTTGCTTTTAGCGTCGCTTCGGCCCCTATTTTCTGTGTAACATCATCAAATACGGCGACAATATCCCCGGTTGGGAGGCGGTATACATAATTTTCATACCATTTTTCCAGTCGGTCATCTTTGTAAATCCTGGCAGGGACGCTTTCGGGAATTTTTGTTTTCCGAACCCGTTGAAAGACATCTATAAGACCGAACTCTTTAATACCCGGGCGGACGTCAAAAATGGACTTGCCGATAAGATCTTCACGCGGGTCTCCATCCATCTTCTCTCCAGCTTTGTTAAAATCCTTAAGAATAAAATCTTTTCCGTTATCAAGAACGGTGTAAATGGCCACACCACTTTTAATATTATTAAATAATTCACGATAGCGTGATTCGTTTTCCTGCAATACTTCTTCGATTTGTTTTCTTTCTGAAATATCAACATGGGTTCCAACGACACGCACACACCCGGTTTGCTCATCTTTATATAAATTCGCCCTTGAAAGAATGTATACCCAATGGCCATCTCTATTGCCCTTTCAAATCGTGATTCGGCAAGGAGCCGTTCGCGACTGCTTTTGTTGATAACAAAAAAGGCCCCGCCAAGTCCCAAGAGACCTAGGATTAGAATCGTGAAATGAACAAAAATCGTTTTTGAAATCCTATCTGATGCAATCGCATAATACGGAGCGAACGGCACGGATACGCTGACGCCTCCGCGAATATCGCCCACCTGATAATCCTGGTATCCATGGCACTTTAAGCAGCCTTTTTCCACGATCATGGGACGCATTAACCTGAAATAATCTTCCCCTTCAATTACGTCCACACTGGAGACTTCTTTTTTCCCGGCATCAAACGCCTCCAACGCTTTTTTCTCCCAACTGTCGGGTTTATTTTCCGGGCGAATCAAATTCAAGCTCGTTATATGGCCCTTTACACCATACTGGCTTTGGGAAAGTTCATGAACCTGACGTGTCATGTAGGCCGGATTGACCAGTGTCAACCGCCTGCCCGAAGGTGTTGAGATGTCCCGTTCTTTAATGTTTGACAAATAGGGGCTGGGCGGCGTTTCTTTTGTCTGGGGAACATAAACACCGCCATGAAGGGTTGCCCATCTTCTATAAACAAGATCTTTGTTGTACGACCCAAGGGCTTCAGTGCGGGCAAATTCTATTGCATATCGCCTCTCACTGTATATCTCCCAAACCAGAAAGCCTATGATTATCATGATCCATGCGGTGAGAAGCATCAAGGCAAATAATTTAAGATTATGCAAATACCTTTGCATACTACGGTTCTCAGACATCACGCCCCTCGTTAAAAAAAACATGTGTTTTTGAATCAGGCCGTTTTTTGATGATAGATAATTTTGGAAGCTTAAAATTAGAGCATACCTGGTTTTGATTTATTTTCAAGCAGTTTCAAAAGCGCCAGTAAAGAGATGATTTTTTATCGAAAAAAGGAAGTGGCGGTTATGGGCCGCCCTAGCCTGTCAACACCCAGGATCGGCCCACACCAAAACATGAAGGGTACCTATAAATTTATTGACACTTTCATAAACAAAAAAAGTTAGACAGACGGATAAGCTATCAGGAAGCGCCCAATTCATCCAAGGCCCTCAGGTCGTCAGCAATCCTGCCGGATCTTATGCCCGTTACCAACAACGCTGCCAAGCGAGTTCGTAACATTTGAACCCTTTTGTTCCGCGAACTGCCAGTGAAAACTCGGCTGAATCGCCATAATTTAGCTCCTCTTGATGAAAATTTAGCCATAACACCCGGTTGAGCCCTGCAGGCATTTGACAGCCATGCTATGCAACCATGAAATTTACCCTCCATTCAATCTCATCTTTAATCCTTTTTGTCCGACTTAGGAGATAAAGGATGGTCTGGATCATCATTCTCGTTCAGACCGAACATTTCGTCCAGCGCCTTGTACAACGAGACATACTGTGCATTAACCTCGGCATTCGTTTCAAATGAAGACGATCCGGATTCGGCTTCTCCCCAAAAATACTTTTTCACGACACGCTCCTGTTTTTAAAATATTTGTTTTACATTAAAATTTGAGTTTAAGTGAATATCAGCTATCTTTAGCATGGGTCTAAGCATAATACTTCATAAACTGGAGTCTGTCGTAAACAGCCGGATTGTCCGCTTCTGCCTGACTTAACTTTCCGCGAAAGTCCCCAAGCGTTTTAAACCCATGAGTTTCCATCCAGTTCTGGATATCCCGGTTAACCGTTTTAAGGTATGGTATCTTGTTTTTATATAAGGTAGAGACCATCTGAACAGCCTGGGCACCGGCCAGAATCTGCTTGATCACGCCCTGGGCATCATGG
This window contains:
- a CDS encoding chemotaxis protein CheB, whose amino-acid sequence is MSENYSIKKEDSAPFDQPPIVCIGASAGGLDAFKEFFDHMPADAGIAFVLIPHLDPDHKSLMVEIIGRHTQMPVQQIEERTKVEPNHIYIRSPNRNLAIEACELIPCELSRKDGINLPIDFFFRSLAVSQNQCAIGIILSGTMQDGTMGIEEIKSNGGLVIAQDPKTVQYGDMPQSAIETGMVDLILPIKEMPDAILKFIADPYICKDQDALNEVLDAIKTHSNHDFRCYKRNALIRRTERRMGLCQIKQLSEYIVYLQNNPNEVDALLKDLLIGVTNFFRDKKVWEKVGNEILPALIGHTDPETPFRVWVAGCSTGEEAYTIAILLHEIFEKSNKHFNAQIFATDVDGEAIAKARKGVYPKTVAVDIPPIYLKKYFTLENDEYHVVKKVRESVVFAEQNLVGDAPFSNLNLISCRNLLIYIKSEIQKKIIDLFSFSLLENGCLILGNSETIGYQHDNFETISKELRLYQNINQKHERTNVPIINYSRRYQFRMSETKPDFHRENLSKILQNQLLKKFAPAAVLINKKFEILNLSGPTSQYLDLPQGDPVMEITTMVKMGLRLKLRGAIQKAVRMNETVIVSNSRVKRSDCFYPVIITVCPIKETKLSESLFMVTFQESSESEIDKDSQNELDLGDDTLVKQLETELFDTREDLQQSIEELETSNEEMKASNEEMMSMNEELQSSNEELETSKEELQSMNEELNTVNAELREKVNELTIANNDIANLMNSTELATIFLDLTTAIRRFTPTAKKLFNLIESDIGRPIGDLAMRFNDEALKSQVATVLDTLVPSTKEVKTDEGLWYIRRILPFRTEDNRVDGIILTFSDVTELKNSELAVRQKEAQIEEKKQLLDAVLSHTYMMAVYLNTNFDFIWVNDAYAKTCNYPSDFFPGKNHFDLYPDQENQAIFQSVVDTGKPFFVSAKPFEFPDQPERGITYWDWSLIPTINAQKEITGLVFTLAEVTDRIKERQLFKAIVDRIPVMLTRYDSNTNMLFLNPEFEKVMGWKTEEVQDMDMMEKIYPDPKYREKAYEYMQKASADWKEFTIYSKSGESIDSEWSNIRLEDGTQIGIGINITERKKAERQQAKVQQQLVERNRFIETILESLPIGLGVNYVDSGEVTYLNEKFSEIYGWPKTDFPNIDKFFDNVFPDPKKRERLREKIMSDIASKDLARMVWEHLEITTKKGKKRIVSATNIPLFDQNLMISTVQDFTEKRKLETQLQQAQRMESIGNLAGGIAHEFNNVLSIIIGNNELIVEDLPEWSILRENCEEIRLAGLRARDIVKHLLTFSRQDNSTKKPINIVSTVTESVKLIRSTTPTNIEIREKIDPDCRPILGDTTQINQILINLCSNAVDALPTTGGRIDIKLYNADISKHKEIAFYTLDPGKYVKLIVRDNGSGMDAKISERIFDPYFTTKDIGKGSGIGLSVVHGIVENHGGAIVCDSTIDQGTTFTILIPAYEGCVEDVSIKTDMFSGNGEKILYVDDEPSIAKLGKRHLESLGYDAYMTTDPKEALEMIKAEPGRFNLVISDMAMPDMPGDQLIDEILSINPQMPTMICSGYSSRMSKEKASEMGIKAFVMKPLNKAELAKKVKEILNP
- a CDS encoding PAS domain S-box protein is translated as MIRIKGNSDVKKVLCNILLLTAFLVSSQGLAAKEKKTKANSGPIKISAAVYAGDVSALMYIAKENRLFEKYGLEVNLKPFKAGRFAADALLKGDSDVATVGEFVMVTNGFTRNDIRLLACISKFQLNYLIARKDSGINLVQDLAGKKIGILKYGCRFFGYSQEELVGQDVMTIVPNVERSSGRDLAHLVRDIVVNPSLYTNVSSENIKKSGETVWVTWTNKAVFDESGKINEILAIGNDITRLKQTEAELEALNENLEGMVAERTALAQKRLTQLQALTQELIKAEESERRRLSDLLHEDIQQLLVSTRIHMETACHRGPANHGMEDALKILTKSIKKLKNLSRELSPPVLNHASLSSALEWLVNETEEQYGLSVVLSINTQLKAGEKQINTFLFRTVQELLFNIIKHAGVNEACIDLDPSHGGFTITVTDKGRGFDCEDWANVSAGNGFGLLRINERAQSLGVTVSIESNQGKGSKIKLTVPDEIFSEQPRQHVANSRTI
- a CDS encoding transporter substrate-binding domain-containing protein — encoded protein: MAGKITCYVFWIIIFAGPIYCAESNLTPTLTAEERSWLNEHHTVRIRVGSTPPFMISDDKIQGLAIDYIERIFNDNGISFNFIRPSEVTWPQALQYISDHEIVDMVPTAKIIEARKEKMLFTDEYIFAPLVIFTRSDANFVGSMEDLRGKTVSVEEGFALHETLKREYPWINLKVVSAKRKNYSEIPIKNVSTGLAEAYIGDLLTTTYIIQLRGYTNVKVAAPTPFDNHNQAMAIRNDWPELVSIINKSLRTMTPEEHARIRNRWLNIRYEYGISTYDVMKWMLWFVGISSLFIGFFFIWNNRLKKEVAYRRTVEKDLKRSQRIACIGNWRLNIKTNEVIWSEALYRMHDRDKNLAPPPYTEHHKLFLPDSWKILSNAVENAIATGEPYEIELETVKKDGTTGWMWEKGEAERDAKGNIISIWGTAQDITEHKRSEKKLENTLNYVQTIVENVPIGISTIEKNGLMVTANQSLARIVGGTVEKIVGLNMHEIDSWKRSGLLAAAQEALKDDIEVTRDLHYTSSFNKKCWVSATFIPFMYENEKQLMLLLADTSRQKIAEEKQQKLKSQLIQAQKMESIGRLAGGVAHDFNNMLSIILGNVEIVMEELHSDNPFFENLEEIYKAAERSSNLTRQLLAFARKQIIDPRVLNLNDVISDMLKMLKRLIGEDIALTWQPSETLKPVKMDPSQVDQILANLCVNARDAIKSVGKVTIETDNVFFDQTYCREHPEFKPGEYVMLAVSDDGIGMDKNTVSNIFEPFFTTKEIGEGSGLGLATIFGIVKQNNGFINVYSEPGDGTSFKIYFPQYHQSDSTAHDHPKEELDPTGTERILIVEDEISILKMTQVILQRLGYRVIIASSPVDAIKRIESSEFNDIDLLITDVVMPEMNGRELATKIKDRYPDLKCLFMSGYTANVIAHHGVLESGVHFINKPFSKHNLAKKVREVLDITNYNIDYP
- a CDS encoding ATP-binding protein, whose amino-acid sequence is MDGDPREDLIGKSIFDVRPGIKEFGLIDVFQRVRKTKIPESVPARIYKDDRLEKWYENYVYRLPTGDIVAVFDDVTQKIGAEATLKASEEWHRFILETAMDGFLQLDDSGKIIEVNQTYCRMSGYTVEELLKMNVSQLEAKTSGQQFTDHMKVLVLKGQDRFESQHRRKDGSVFDVEISIQYKKREAGRCLCFLRDITAQKQLAEQLRQAQKMESIGNLAGGIAHDFNNILFPIIGMAEILKEDLPPGSVEQENAEEILQAGKRASELVKQILAFSRQQAHEMHPVKVQQIINDVLKLSRSSIPANIEIDQFLQPDCGMVLADATQLHQIGMNLVTNAYHAVQDKGGTITVDVREIEIGQELNGLEMSPGKYVTVTVADTGTGILKEHMDKIFEPYFTTKEPGKGTGLGLSVVYGIVKEHQGDIKVTSKPGQGTSFKIYLPVIVADTSIDVTKHSSLLPTGTEHILLVDDEPQVAKLEKHMLERLGYKVTQFTSSPDALDAFRKNPDMYDLVISDMSMPQMTGDQFAGEILRLKSDIPIIICTGFSDRFSKEDLLAMGIKSVLMKPVVKAAIAKEVRNVLDT
- a CDS encoding DUF3365 domain-containing protein, with translation MTLVNPAYMTRQVHELSQSQYGVKGHITSLNLIRPENKPDSWEKKALEAFDAGKKEVSSVDVIEGEDYFRLMRPMIVEKGCLKCHGYQDYQVGDIRGGVSVSVPFAPYYAIASDRISKTIFVHFTILILGLLGLGGAFFVINKSSRERLLAESRFERAIEMAIGYTFFQGRIYIKMSKPGVCVSLEPMLIFQKENKSKKYCRKTNHAIVNYLIILKVVWPFTPFLITEKILFLRILTKLERRWMETRVKILSASPFLTSARVLKSSVL